CCCGGGCTCCGCCGCGGCGGCGGCGCGCAGCAGGGGGTCCGGCGCCCCGGCCAGGCACACCCGCGACGCCGAGCCGGTGCGGCGCACGTCGGCGAGCAGGCCGGGCACGACGGCGGGGTCCTTGAGGTCGACGGCCAGGCGCGCGGACGGGAACGTGCCGAGCACGTCGGCCGGGCGGACGAGGCGGTCGCCGTCACGGGTGCGCAGCGAGCGCAGCTGGTCCCACGTCAGGTCGGCGACCGCGACGTCGAGGCCGAACAGCCGGGCCAGGGTGCGGTCGTGGTGGAGCACCGCCACCCCGTCGGCCGAGGCGCGGACGTCGCTCTCCAGCCACAGCACGCCGAGGGAGACCGAGCAGGCGAAGGCGGCGAGGGTGTTCTCGGGCCGGAGACCGGCACCCCCGCGGTGGGCGACGACCAGCGGGCCGTCCTCGGTGTAGCGCACCGGGCTCACGCTCCCCAGCGTGGGCGACCGGGGGCCTCTCCGCGTGGCCGGACGGGCCCGGGCGGGCACACGTCATCGACAGTTCACCGACCGGCGACCCCGGCGACGCGGTCGCGTCGCCGGGGTGACCGAGTGCCGTCAGGGGTGAGGCGTGGCCTGGACCCGGTCGAGGACCTGCCCGGCCGCCGCGGCGTAGCGCTCCCGCACGTGCGGGGTGGCCTCCGCCTCGACGGTCCGCTCGCCCTCGATGGTCCATGCCGGCGGCTCGTCGCCGCCGGTCAGCACCCACGCCGCCTGCCGGGCCGCACCGTCGGCGACGTACTCCGACGGCGGCGGGACCACGACGGGCAGCCCGAACACCGCCGGGGCGATGGCCTGGGTCGCCGGCGAGGCGGCGGCGCCGCCGACCAGGACCACGCGGCGGACCTGCGTGCCCTGCTCGACGAGCGCGTCGATGCCGGCGGCGAGGCCGCAGAACAGCCCCTCGAACGCCGCCCGCGCCAGGTGCGCCGGCGTGGTGCTGGCCAGGGTCAGCCCGTGCAGCGAGCCGGTGGAGTGCGGCAGGTTCGGGGTCCGCTCCCCCTCGAGGTAGGGCACGAGGACGAGGCCGTCGGCGCCGGCCGGCGCCTGGAGGGCGAGCTCGGCCAGACCGGCGTGGTCCACCCCGAGCAGCCGTGCCGTCGCGTCGAGCACCCGCGCGGCGTTGAGGGTGCAGACCAGCGGCAGGAACCGGCCGGTCGCGTCGGCGAAGCCCGCCACGGTCCCGGTCGGGTCGTTGGCCTGGACCTCGCTGATGCCGGACACCACGCCGGAGGTGCCGATGGAGACGACGACGTCGCCCGCACCGGCCCCGACGCCGAGCGCCGCGGCGGCGTTGTCGCCGGTGCCCGGACCGACCAGCGCGCCGGCGCGGACCAGCGTGGTGGCCGCGCCGCCGCTCTCGGACGGGCCGAGCACGCGCGGCAGGACCGCGTCGTGACCCAGGCCGCGCTCGAGCAGGTCGCGCCGGTAGGCGCCCGAGACCGGGTCGAAGTAGCCCGTGCCGGACGCGTCGCCGCGGTCGGTCACCAGGGCGTCGAGACCCAGCCCGCCGGGGCCCCCGCCGAGCAGGCGCCACGAGAGCCAGTCGTGCGGCAGGCACACGCCCGCCACCCGCGCGGCCGCCTCGGGCTCCGCGTCGCGCAGCCAGCGCAGCTTGGACACGGTGAACGACGCCACCGGGACGAGCCCGACCGCGTCGGCCCAGGCCTGGGCGTCGGTCTCCTCGACCAGCTCCCGGGCCGCCGCCGCGGAGCGGGTGTCGTTCCACAGCAGCGCCGGCCGGACGACCTCGCCGCCGGCGTCGAGGGCGACCATGCCGTGCTGCTGGCCGCCCACCGCCACCGCGTCGACGTCGTCGAGCCCGCCCGCCGCGGCGACCGCCTCCTGCAGCGCGTCCCACCACCGGTCGGGGTGCACCTCGGTGCCGTCGGGGTGCGCCGCCCGGCCCTGGCGGACCAGGGCACCCGTGGCGGCGTCACGCACGACGACCTTGCAGGCCTGGGTGGAGGAGTCGACCCCCGCGACGAGCGCCACGGTGCGCCTCAGCCCCGGAAGCCGGTGAGGTGCTCGAGGGCGAGCTGGTCCAGGCGCGTGTAGTGCTTGCCCTTGGCGCCCGCGGCCTCGACGTCGTAGTCCTCGAAGGCGGAGCGGTCGGCGAGCAGGTCCTGCCAGGTCTCGCCATGCGCGAGGGCCGGCTTCGCGAGCTCGTCGGCGCCGCTGGCGGCCAGGGCCTCCTGCACCTCGGGGTCGGCGCGGAAGGCGGCCGCCCGCTTCTTGAGCATGAGGTAGGTGACCATGTTCGAGCGGACCGAGTCCCACACGTCGGCGTAGTCGTCGGTGCGGTAGGGCTTGTAGTCGAAGTGGCGCGGGCCGTCGTAGGCGGGGTTGCCCTGCGCGTCCGTGCTCTCCAGCAGGTCGACGAGGAAGAACGCCGACTTCACGTCGCCGTGGCCGAACACGAAGTCCTGGTCGTAGCGGGGGCCGGTCTGGCCGTTGAGGTCGACGTGGAAGAGCTTGCCCTGCCACAGGGCCTGGGCGACGCCGTGGACCATGTTGAGCCCGGCCATCTGCTCGTGGCCGACCTCGGGGTTGATGCCGACCATCTCGGGGCGCTCGAGCATGGAGATGAAGGAGATGGCGTGGCCGATGCTCGGCAGGAGGATGTCGCCGCGGGGCTCGTTCGGCTTGGGCTCGATGGCCAGCCGCATGCCGTAGCCCTTGTCGACGACGTACTGGCACAGCAGGTCGACGCCCTCCTTGTAGCGCTGCAGCGCCACGCGGACGTCCTTGGAGGAGTCGCTCTCGGCGCCCTCGCGCCCGCCCCACATGACGTAGGTCTCGGCGCCGAGCTCGGCGGCCAGGTCCATGTTGCGCATGATCTTGCGCAGCGCGTATCGGCGGATGTCGATCTCGGAGGCGGTGAACGCGCCGTCCTTGAACACGGGGTGGCTGAAGGTGTTGGTCGTGGCCATGGGCACCTTGAGGCCGGTCTGCTCCAGCGCGCCCTTGAAGGCGGCGAGGATCGAGTCCCGCTCGGCGTCGGCGGAGCCGAAGGGCACCAGGTCGTCGTCGTGGAACGTGATGCCGTAGGCGCCGGCCTCGGCGAGGCGGTTGACGGCCTCGACCGGGTCGAGCGGGCCGCGGGTCGCGTCGCCGAACTGGTCGCGCGCCTGCCAGCCCATCGTCCAGAGACCGAAGCTGAACTTGTCGGCAGGGGTGGGGGTGGGGATCGTCACGGTGGCTCCTTCGCCTGTGGTCGTGACGGGCTCCTCCGTCGGACACCCGTCGGCAATTAGGCTAGCCAACCGACGAACCGCTGTCGAGCCCGGGTCCGCCGCGGTCGGGACGATACTGCGGCCATGACCTCGCCCCCGGTGGCCGGGCTCCTCGTGCTGGTGCTCGCCACCCTGACGGCGCTGCTCGTCGTCGCGGTGGGGTGGGCGCTGGGCCGCTGGGGCACGGGCCGGCGCCTGACCAGCGACGCCGACCGCGCCCGCTTCGAGACGCTGCACCTCACGGCGCTCGCGGCCCCCAGCCTGCGCCAGGGCCTGAGCCAGGAGGGCGCCCGCCCCGCCGCGCGGCACCTGCGCGCGCTGCTCGGCACGCCCGCGCTGGCGCTGGTGTCGGCGACGGAGCTGCTGGCGTGGGAGGGCGCGGACGACGGCGGCGGGAGCGGCGGCAGCCACGCCTCCCACGCCGTGGACCACGCCGCCCGCGCCGTCCGCGAGAGCCGCACCCGGGTCCTCGGCCCTCGCGAGGTCGCGTGCGAGCGGCCCGGCTGCACGCTGCGCGGCGCCGTCGTGTCGGTGCTCGGGGTGCAGGACCGGGTGATCGGCGCCGTCGTCGCCTACTCCCGGGAGCGCCCCACGGCGCAGCTGGTGCGGGCGACGGAGGAGGTGGCGCGCTGGGTGGCCAGCCAGGTGGAGCTCGCCGAGCTCGACCAGCAGCGCAGCCGGACCGCGGAGGCCGAGCTGCGCGCCCTGCGCGCGCAGATCAGCCCGCACTTCGTCTACAACTGCCTGGCGGCGATCGCGGTGTTCGTCCGCACCGACCCCGACCGGGCCCGCGAGCTGCTGCTCGACTTCGCCGACTTCACCCGGTACGCCTTCCGGCGCGAGGCCGCCTTCACCACCCTGGCCGACGAGCTGCGCAACGTGGAGCGCTACCTCGTGCTCGAGCAGGCCCGGTTCGGGGACCGGCTCGTCGTCGACCTCACCGTCGCCCAGGAGGTGCTCGCGGTCACCGTGCCGTTCCTGTCGGTCCAGCCGCTGGTCGAGAACGCCGTACGGCACGGCCTGGAGAGCGGCCGGGCGACCGTGCGCGTGGTGGTCCGGGCCGACGACGACGGGGACGGCGCGACCATCAGCGTGGACGACGACGGGGCGGGCGCGGACCCGGCGGTGGTCCTGGCCGCCGTCGAGGGGCGCGGCTCCCCGGACTCGATCGGCCTGGGCAACGTCGACCTGCGCCTGCGCCAGGTGTTCGGCGACGCGGCCGGCCTCGTCGTCGACACCGCCCCGGGCGCCGGGACGCGCGTGTCGTTCCGGGTGCCCAAGTTCGCCGTCGGGGTCCGGCCCGGGTGACGGACCGGGCAGGAC
This DNA window, taken from Aquipuribacter hungaricus, encodes the following:
- the xylA gene encoding xylose isomerase, which gives rise to MPTPTPADKFSFGLWTMGWQARDQFGDATRGPLDPVEAVNRLAEAGAYGITFHDDDLVPFGSADAERDSILAAFKGALEQTGLKVPMATTNTFSHPVFKDGAFTASEIDIRRYALRKIMRNMDLAAELGAETYVMWGGREGAESDSSKDVRVALQRYKEGVDLLCQYVVDKGYGMRLAIEPKPNEPRGDILLPSIGHAISFISMLERPEMVGINPEVGHEQMAGLNMVHGVAQALWQGKLFHVDLNGQTGPRYDQDFVFGHGDVKSAFFLVDLLESTDAQGNPAYDGPRHFDYKPYRTDDYADVWDSVRSNMVTYLMLKKRAAAFRADPEVQEALAASGADELAKPALAHGETWQDLLADRSAFEDYDVEAAGAKGKHYTRLDQLALEHLTGFRG
- a CDS encoding sensor histidine kinase yields the protein MTSPPVAGLLVLVLATLTALLVVAVGWALGRWGTGRRLTSDADRARFETLHLTALAAPSLRQGLSQEGARPAARHLRALLGTPALALVSATELLAWEGADDGGGSGGSHASHAVDHAARAVRESRTRVLGPREVACERPGCTLRGAVVSVLGVQDRVIGAVVAYSRERPTAQLVRATEEVARWVASQVELAELDQQRSRTAEAELRALRAQISPHFVYNCLAAIAVFVRTDPDRARELLLDFADFTRYAFRREAAFTTLADELRNVERYLVLEQARFGDRLVVDLTVAQEVLAVTVPFLSVQPLVENAVRHGLESGRATVRVVVRADDDGDGATISVDDDGAGADPAVVLAAVEGRGSPDSIGLGNVDLRLRQVFGDAAGLVVDTAPGAGTRVSFRVPKFAVGVRPG
- the xylB gene encoding xylulokinase; protein product: MALVAGVDSSTQACKVVVRDAATGALVRQGRAAHPDGTEVHPDRWWDALQEAVAAAGGLDDVDAVAVGGQQHGMVALDAGGEVVRPALLWNDTRSAAAARELVEETDAQAWADAVGLVPVASFTVSKLRWLRDAEPEAAARVAGVCLPHDWLSWRLLGGGPGGLGLDALVTDRGDASGTGYFDPVSGAYRRDLLERGLGHDAVLPRVLGPSESGGAATTLVRAGALVGPGTGDNAAAALGVGAGAGDVVVSIGTSGVVSGISEVQANDPTGTVAGFADATGRFLPLVCTLNAARVLDATARLLGVDHAGLAELALQAPAGADGLVLVPYLEGERTPNLPHSTGSLHGLTLASTTPAHLARAAFEGLFCGLAAGIDALVEQGTQVRRVVLVGGAAASPATQAIAPAVFGLPVVVPPPSEYVADGAARQAAWVLTGGDEPPAWTIEGERTVEAEATPHVRERYAAAAGQVLDRVQATPHP
- a CDS encoding glycerophosphodiester phosphodiesterase, which gives rise to MSPVRYTEDGPLVVAHRGGAGLRPENTLAAFACSVSLGVLWLESDVRASADGVAVLHHDRTLARLFGLDVAVADLTWDQLRSLRTRDGDRLVRPADVLGTFPSARLAVDLKDPAVVPGLLADVRRTGSASRVCLAGAPDPLLRAAAAAEPG